One genomic segment of Synechocystis sp. LKSZ1 includes these proteins:
- a CDS encoding DUF364 domain-containing protein — MLSPYAIYDLLLDYGNSPTLVREILIGLTWTFCDGNGIGLAMSPGIPTRTLAWSGTLAQKKIADLAPWLKSWHPYEATVGMAVINLIINGQSPLLKQAQPLLSKSDHNLAVFDYFLPQINDKKVVIIGRYPSLSRYEKNFDVQVIERQPIDKDFPDPAAEYLLPQADWVFLTATSIINKTFPRLVELAQQAQVVLMEPTVPWLKEFAEMGIDDLAGVNIIDPQQLRQTIAEGGGKRIFETSVQYCLLKL; from the coding sequence ATGCTTTCTCCCTATGCTATTTATGACCTACTGCTAGACTATGGAAATTCTCCTACCCTAGTGAGAGAAATTTTAATCGGTCTAACCTGGACTTTTTGTGATGGCAACGGTATCGGTTTAGCGATGAGTCCAGGGATTCCAACTCGTACTTTAGCCTGGTCAGGAACACTAGCCCAGAAAAAAATCGCCGACTTAGCACCCTGGCTTAAATCTTGGCACCCTTACGAAGCTACCGTCGGTATGGCTGTTATTAATTTGATCATTAATGGGCAATCGCCACTTTTAAAACAAGCTCAACCCTTGCTCTCTAAAAGTGATCATAATCTAGCTGTTTTTGATTACTTCTTACCCCAAATTAACGATAAAAAAGTCGTTATTATTGGTCGTTATCCTAGCTTATCACGCTACGAAAAAAATTTTGATGTACAGGTAATTGAACGTCAACCTATCGATAAAGATTTTCCCGATCCAGCGGCAGAATATTTACTTCCCCAAGCCGACTGGGTCTTTTTAACCGCCACTTCAATTATTAACAAAACCTTTCCTCGCCTTGTAGAACTTGCTCAACAGGCCCAAGTTGTCTTAATGGAGCCAACTGTTCCTTGGCTAAAGGAATTCGCAGAAATGGGCATTGACGACCTTGCTGGCGTTAATATTATCGATCCCCAACAGTTACGACAAACCATTGCTGAAGGTGGCGGGAAACGAATCTTTGAAACGAGTGTTCAGTACTGCCTTCTCAAATTATAA
- the modA gene encoding molybdate ABC transporter substrate-binding protein: MTRKQFLKLLFLGLGLSQISLLAIERINLSQPALAQNQALTVSAAISLKDVLNEIKTEYQKKDPKTIITYNFGSSGSLQQQIEQGASVDLFISAANKQMNALESKNMLLPGSRKIFTRNQIVLITPKTENRIQKFSDLTKPSVTKIAIGEPKSVPAGQYGEEAFKFYKILDKVQPKLIYGKDVRQVLTYVETGNVDAGLVYLTDAKTSNQVKVVATAPPNSHTPIVYLLAILKESKNTNSAQAFGEFLTSTQAKNILKKYGFVD, from the coding sequence ATGACAAGAAAGCAGTTTTTAAAGCTACTTTTTTTAGGGCTAGGCCTTTCCCAAATTTCTCTCTTGGCGATTGAAAGAATAAACTTAAGTCAGCCGGCTCTTGCCCAAAACCAGGCTTTAACGGTTTCAGCCGCAATTAGTCTTAAAGATGTTTTAAACGAAATTAAGACGGAATATCAGAAAAAAGACCCGAAAACAATAATCACCTATAATTTCGGCTCCTCGGGTTCTCTACAACAACAGATTGAACAAGGGGCCAGCGTGGATCTCTTCATCTCTGCCGCTAATAAGCAGATGAATGCCCTAGAAAGTAAAAACATGCTCTTGCCAGGTTCACGTAAAATTTTTACCCGCAATCAAATCGTTTTAATTACGCCGAAAACTGAGAATAGGATTCAGAAGTTTTCCGATTTAACTAAGCCAAGTGTGACTAAAATTGCTATCGGAGAGCCTAAATCTGTGCCGGCAGGTCAATATGGAGAAGAAGCTTTTAAGTTCTACAAAATCTTGGATAAAGTTCAACCAAAACTGATTTATGGCAAAGACGTTCGTCAGGTTTTAACCTACGTAGAAACTGGAAATGTCGATGCAGGCTTGGTCTATCTCACGGATGCAAAAACTTCCAATCAAGTTAAAGTTGTTGCCACCGCACCCCCAAATTCTCATACCCCCATTGTTTATCTCCTTGCCATTTTAAAAGAGAGTAAAAATACGAATTCAGCCCAAGCCTTTGGGGAATTTTTAACCAGCACTCAAGCCAAGAATATTCTAAAAAAATATGGCTTTGTAGACTAA
- a CDS encoding molybdopterin-binding protein, with product MQVSARNCLKGTVTSVNIGSVNTEITLEIAPGFKVVSIITKASAEQLELTVGKEAYAVIKASDVLMAIND from the coding sequence ATGCAAGTTAGCGCCAGAAATTGTTTGAAAGGAACAGTAACATCTGTTAATATTGGTTCTGTTAATACTGAAATCACCTTAGAAATTGCCCCCGGTTTTAAGGTCGTTTCTATTATTACTAAGGCCTCTGCAGAACAGTTGGAGCTTACTGTGGGCAAAGAAGCTTATGCAGTGATTAAAGCCAGCGATGTTTTAATGGCAATCAACGACTAG
- a CDS encoding ArsC/Spx/MgsR family protein: MVAVIFYEKPGCINNTKQKALLTAAGHAVEARNLLTEPWTPQRLQACFGDRLIGKWFNPTAPAIKSGQVHPKTLDVETALQLMIQDPLLIRRPILRVGDRWEVGFDLEIIDAWIGLKTSTLAISLSGETSPKPDLETCPPLLNPVHPFLTADN; encoded by the coding sequence ATGGTAGCCGTTATTTTCTACGAAAAACCAGGTTGTATTAACAACACCAAACAGAAAGCGTTACTGACGGCGGCGGGTCATGCGGTGGAGGCCCGTAACTTGCTCACTGAACCATGGACGCCGCAACGACTTCAAGCCTGTTTTGGCGATCGCCTGATTGGAAAATGGTTTAACCCCACAGCGCCAGCCATTAAATCGGGGCAAGTACACCCCAAAACCTTGGACGTAGAAACGGCGTTGCAATTAATGATCCAAGACCCATTACTCATTCGCCGTCCAATACTGCGAGTCGGCGATCGCTGGGAAGTCGGTTTTGATCTTGAAATAATCGATGCCTGGATCGGCTTAAAGACTTCAACTTTAGCCATATCTCTCTCTGGTGAGACTAGTCCGAAACCCGATCTAGAAACCTGTCCCCCCCTACTCAACCCTGTTCACCCCTTCCTGACCGCTGATAACTGA
- a CDS encoding cupin, which translates to MTCRDWFVNAAGICQPRPKVRTWDLLRENYYLHQFLTEVLAIVAQAANEQEEWDYLPQIRQKVRQLLTNSYWVKTQHHPPDPKTGVHVTTLYDEIGYPLTVQNVATRPGTGTAIHNHGAWGVLFQIQGTDHHTFWHRVNAKDEPLQIEPIGEYVLTPEEIISFHPDAIHQVTTIGTETAVTFQLYGDSHAKGRFQFEPMTQTAKNF; encoded by the coding sequence ATGACCTGTAGAGACTGGTTTGTGAACGCGGCGGGTATCTGTCAACCGCGTCCCAAGGTTCGCACTTGGGACCTGTTACGGGAAAATTATTACCTGCACCAATTTTTAACGGAGGTTCTAGCCATTGTGGCCCAGGCCGCTAATGAACAAGAGGAATGGGACTACCTGCCGCAAATCCGCCAAAAAGTGCGTCAGCTACTCACCAACTCCTATTGGGTTAAAACACAGCATCATCCCCCTGACCCCAAAACAGGGGTACACGTCACCACCCTGTATGACGAAATTGGCTATCCGTTAACGGTGCAGAACGTGGCAACACGCCCTGGGACAGGGACTGCCATTCACAACCACGGCGCATGGGGCGTTCTGTTTCAAATTCAAGGGACTGACCACCACACCTTTTGGCATCGCGTTAACGCCAAAGATGAACCGCTACAGATAGAACCCATCGGCGAATATGTGTTGACCCCTGAGGAAATTATTAGCTTTCATCCCGACGCGATCCATCAGGTAACCACCATCGGCACTGAGACGGCCGTTACCTTTCAACTCTACGGCGATTCCCACGCCAAAGGACGCTTTCAATTTGAACCAATGACCCAAACCGCAAAAAACTTTTAA